The DNA region CATGGACAGTATTGACCAGACCTACCAGTTTGGCAGACTATCTTCTGCTAAATCCAATAACAGCATAGATAATATAGGTAACCACAGTAAGAGAGATTCGGCATATGGATCATTCTCCACCAGCTTTGTCACTCCAGACCATGCACTGTCTAAAAGTGGATCTGTTTCAACTgagaatatattgtataaaattaaTGAATGGGACACTACAAAACAGGGACCCACAAAGACTGGGCAGATTATCCATGAAACCAAGGGAGCAGAAGATAAACAGGGATACCAGTCGCCTTCTACATTTTATGAGCGTAACAAGTCTCCAAGAGTAGATGATAATGGGGAAACAAAACATTCCGGACGATCAAGTTTTGGACCAGTTTGGCATGTTCCTGAGAAGAAAAAGGCATCTtcacctcctccaccaccacctccaCTTCGCAGCGATAGTTATGCCATTACTAAAACCCACGAGAAGCCTCCTCATACACATTCAGAATTACCAGGCACACAGCACTTTAATGTTGCAAATACATCTCATTCAAGAGTTGACTGGAGTTCAGATCTTGCTGATTACCAGCAAAGACATATCAAAGGACCAGATAGGAACGTAGAAGATGTTAGACGAATTAGTAATGCTTCTTATCAGTCAGAAATCAATTTGGATCAAATAGGATCCTATCACGACAAATATCAGAACATTGCACCTCATTCCAATAGATTGCAACTTTCTCAGTCCACCACAGATGTAAGGTTTGTACAGCCATCATACAGTTACTACCACCAGCGTCAGTACAGCGATGAGAGCACTTTGTTCCAAAATTCAAGAGCTTCAGCCTCTATCAAAGCACAACCTCAACAAGTGACCTTCTATTCTGGAACTCATGAGCTGATGGTAGACCCAACGCATGCTTATGGTCCACATCAGCGAAGAAGCTTCAGTAATTCTGAGAGCAATACTGGATTAAAGGTAAAAGGAGACAATAATGGACAGAGTCGTGTTATCAGTGCTGGAACCAAACTGCCACCTCAGGGAAGCATCACACAACATCCATATAGGGAGGAGTATAGTAAAGTAGATGTCTTGGATCGAAGATCTATCTCTCAAGACAATACTGCCCTAAAAACCACTTATTGTCTACCTCAGCAGAACAATCCGCCTTCACCAGAAAACTGTGAGAAATATAGTCCTAAAATGACAGGGAAAAAAGACGGTCATTCAGGCAGTAATGAAAGGATGAAGCCGAGAAAAAACAGTGATTACTACGAAGAACAATATGATAGCCATAATTTTGCACAACATGTTCAGGCAAACAGAGCTGTCTCAAGCAATAAGTATAGATCACATCAGAAAGATTATTCTTGGAATGAAGAAGAAGAAAGCAAGATAACGCCTCAGATTACCCCTATGTTGCATTCCCTAGCTCGGGAAGGAAGAAATCGATCAGTAAGCTCCCCTGAAACAAATGAAAAACAACCATTCACAGAGTCAAACAAACAATCGCGAAGAAGTGACCGATTTGCAACAACTCTCAGGAACGAAATTCAACAGAGGCGGGCCCGTTTGCAGAAGAGCAAAAGTACAGCAGCGTTAACTGAATCGAACGAAGGAGAAGAAGCAGAAAACTGGAACCAGGATTCTATAGAAAGTATTACCCCTTCTACTGATGGTTCTTTTTCCAACACGTACAAGAACCATTtaaaagaagctcaggccagagttttAAGGGCTACTTCTTTCAAGCGTCGAGATTTAGAACCCAGTCTTGTAGACCCTACACTTTCTCCCGAACGAAGAAACCAAGGGTATTGCATTTCAAAGCCTGTGTTACCCTCTGATGGCACATCTTACCAGTTTGACAATCTTCAATCAAAGCAGAGTACAGCAACAAGTAATTCACAAAACATAACTCGCATTGGTGGCCGAAAAAGATTTACAGCACAGCAAAAACTTAAATCCTACTCTGAGCCGGAAAAGATGAATGAAGTTGGGATTTATGAAGATAATCTTCAGTTTCAAAGTCGAGATGCCACTCAAGGAACAGTTGGTTCTTTTGCAGATAGATGGAAATTTTTTGAAGAGACAAGCAAAAGTACGCAACCTCCAGCTGCTCCGAAACCACTGCCTTTCGTTGCAACAGAAATCAATGTCACGTATGAGATGCACAATGTCAAGGATTTTGAAAAAGAACCTTCTGAATCATTGTATGAAAATAGGTCTCGGGCTGCATCGCTAGGCTTTGAACATCAGCCTGATAAGGATAGAAATCGTAAAGACGAATATCATGGGGTCAGTTATAAATCTACTGataacattgcatcacatcagcttCCGAGGTTAGGCACTTTTGCAGAATACCAAGCATCTTGGAAAGAGCAAAAGAAACCTTTAGAAAGGAAGAATTCTGGCAGATGCCATTCAGCTGATAATATTCTGGATGCTGACTTTGACCAGTCTCAGAAATCACAGTACATGCATGAGAGGTCAAGATCATCCCCTACAACTGATTTCTACACTCAGGTAAATTTGTTTCTCTGCCATTGACTTATTTCATCTGCATATTCTTAAATCAGACCTATCAGCTTGATATGCTGCTATGTAAGAACAGCATAGAATTATACAACTCTGTCCTATTAACCAAAATAGTACAAGAAATGTTAGGGGCAAAGC from Ranitomeya variabilis isolate aRanVar5 chromosome 3, aRanVar5.hap1, whole genome shotgun sequence includes:
- the SHROOM2 gene encoding protein Shroom2 isoform X3; protein product: MAGDEIVNINDIPLSGYRQEAICLVKGSHKTLKMIVKRKNDITYRPHSWHSTKFIENPMESLTAQLASSNFNPTWGNRYHSSSSSHDLTNSWDQTNLHRTSGHFSSVGSMDSIDQTYQFGRLSSAKSNNSIDNIGNHSKRDSAYGSFSTSFVTPDHALSKSGSVSTENILYKINEWDTTKQGPTKTGQIIHETKGAEDKQGYQSPSTFYERNKSPRVDDNGETKHSGRSSFGPVWHVPEKKKASSPPPPPPPLRSDSYAITKTHEKPPHTHSELPGTQHFNVANTSHSRVDWSSDLADYQQRHIKGPDRNVEDVRRISNASYQSEINLDQIGSYHDKYQNIAPHSNRLQLSQSTTDVRFVQPSYSYYHQRQYSDESTLFQNSRASASIKAQPQQVTFYSGTHELMVDPTHAYGPHQRRSFSNSESNTGLKVKGDNNGQSRVISAGTKLPPQGSITQHPYREEYSKVDVLDRRSISQDNTALKTTYCLPQQNNPPSPENCEKYSPKMTGKKDGHSGSNERMKPRKNSDYYEEQYDSHNFAQHVQANRAVSSNKYRSHQKDYSWNEEEESKITPQITPMLHSLAREGRNRSVSSPETNEKQPFTESNKQSRRSDRFATTLRNEIQQRRARLQKSKSTAALTESNEGEEAENWNQDSIESITPSTDGSFSNTYKNHLKEAQARVLRATSFKRRDLEPSLVDPTLSPERRNQGYCISKPVLPSDGTSYQFDNLQSKQSTATSNSQNITRIGGRKRFTAQQKLKSYSEPEKMNEVGIYEDNLQFQSRDATQGTVGSFADRWKFFEETSKSTQPPAAPKPLPFVATEINVTYEMHNVKDFEKEPSESLYENRSRAASLGFEHQPDKDRNRKDEYHGVSYKSTDNIASHQLPRLGTFAEYQASWKEQKKPLERKNSGRCHSADNILDADFDQSQKSQYMHERSRSSPTTDFYTQGAVVDPTKQPSGEGEDAESGSAPCSSATEGSSVSFFSQHTVSFQSPASEQLCDLSEPLRIVEVEDKSDLVPIKETIVYENNRKVPNESFEVTHTLNVPQKSRARSGTLPSDYRFTNENVRLKGRDISFSAVPISESHSNTGNSTHPREEYQREEPILVNKKRGPAPQRPPPPKLDKYWRQNGSTSSLATSTESLLTPSHGKSASYSPGNADVVKPQTTPVHSPGGPSNKHLNVLLPNPTLSGSSENVSQNLDKKHNSSETEETKASYLQKPAMEPSRSPSPQFAPQKLTDKPPLLVQDESLARFERVIDNTTVKMVPIKIVHSESHAEKESRNNLLSAIEPPALPTGLTKDQIKTLSTSEQSYSRFCAYTRHDHDSDDQSRASNSQSVQDFEENASPDRSLTPGNSKGKDLIYADLKSEELVREIVGKDKSLADILHPNAKMMTTMDLMEGIFRKDENLLEEAQQRRKMNPKVPSPRPPEEKKEELSKAAAISLTTSSTYYSTSAPKAELLIKMKDMQEHQHNDESSEDEMDHNLYEKKQELIDSISKKLQVLREARETLLEDIQCNNALGEEVEIIVKEVCKTNEFDKFRMFIGDLEKIVNLLLSLSGRLARVENALNNLDENASSEERRTLVEKRKLLTRQHEDAKELKENLDRRERTVFDILASYLNEENLADYEHFVKMKSALILEQRELEDKIKLGEEQLKCLTDSLPPERTK